A genome region from Arachis duranensis cultivar V14167 chromosome 6, aradu.V14167.gnm2.J7QH, whole genome shotgun sequence includes the following:
- the LOC107494414 gene encoding co-chaperone protein p23-2 gives MSRHPEVLWAQRSDKVYLTVALPDAKDVSVKCEPHGLFTFSASGAQGESYSFTLELYGPIAPERCRTKAGLRNILCYVQKAEKGWWKRLLKSEEKPAPYLKVDWHRWCDEDDEESTSDLASDDDTRFVGQDEGSSDEDEGMLYLPDLEKARG, from the exons atgAG TCGCCATCCTGAAGTACTGTGGGCACAGCGTTCTGACAAGGTTTATCTGACTGTGGCACTGCCTGATGCAAAGGATGTCTCTGTCAAGTGTGAGCCTCATGGTTTGTTTACTTTCTCTGCTTCTGGTGCTCAAGGTGAATCTTACAGCTTCACTTTAGAGCTTTATGGCCCCATTGCACCTGAG CGTTGCAGAACTAAAGCTGGTTTAAGAAACATACTATGCTATGTTCAGAAAGCAGAGAAAGGTTGGTGGAAGAGGCTACTGAAGTCAGAAGAGAAACCTGCTCCATACCTGAAGGTTGATTGGCACAGATGGtgtgatgaagatgatgaagagtCAACTT CTGATTTGGCATCTGACGATGATACTCGA TTTGTTGGTCAGGATGAGGGAAGCAGTGATGAGGATGAAGGAATGTTGT ATCTCCCGGACTTGGAAAAGGCTAGGGGATAG